The Streptomyces sp. NBC_00670 genome window below encodes:
- a CDS encoding sirohydrochlorin chelatase, with protein sequence MRNVTLVLVAHGSRDPRTLPTVHALLDHIRTLRPHLPTHLGHIELNAPLLTDTLASLDTDGAVLVPLLLSRGHHVTHDIPTAARQTRIPTLVAAPLGPHPLLVDTLHTRLLEAGWPAEPDTTHRHRRRTAVVLAAAGSRDPHAAVDTARTAALLADRLGVPVVPAYASAATPTVPAAVRALAARGRDRVAVASYFTAPGRFHTECAAAAPWRAAAPLGAHPAMARLVLHRYDEALARAATRTGPRSRFRQPQRVPTNIALVSIGDRS encoded by the coding sequence CTGAGGAACGTGACCCTCGTCCTCGTAGCCCACGGCAGCCGCGACCCCCGCACCCTCCCCACCGTCCACGCCCTCCTCGACCACATCCGCACCCTCCGCCCCCACCTCCCCACCCACCTCGGCCACATCGAACTCAACGCCCCCCTGCTCACCGACACCCTTGCCTCCCTCGACACCGACGGCGCCGTCCTCGTCCCCCTCCTCCTCAGCCGCGGCCACCACGTCACCCACGACATCCCCACCGCCGCCCGCCAGACGCGCATCCCCACCCTCGTCGCCGCCCCCCTCGGCCCTCACCCCCTCCTCGTCGACACCCTGCACACCCGCCTCCTGGAAGCCGGCTGGCCGGCCGAGCCGGACACCACCCACCGGCACCGCCGCCGCACCGCCGTCGTCCTCGCCGCCGCCGGCTCCCGCGACCCGCACGCCGCCGTCGACACCGCCCGCACCGCCGCCCTCCTCGCCGACCGCCTCGGCGTCCCCGTCGTCCCCGCCTACGCCTCCGCCGCCACCCCCACCGTCCCCGCCGCCGTGCGCGCACTGGCCGCCCGCGGCCGCGACCGGGTCGCCGTCGCCTCGTACTTCACCGCACCCGGCCGCTTCCACACGGAGTGCGCCGCGGCCGCCCCGTGGCGCGCCGCCGCCCCCCTCGGCGCCCACCCCGCGATGGCCCGCCTGGTCCTGCACCGCTACGACGAGGCCCTGGCCCGAGCCGCCACCCGGACCGGCCCACGATCCCGATTCCGCCAACCGCAAAGAGTCCCTACCAACATTGCACTGGTGTCAATCGGCGACCGTTCCTAA
- a CDS encoding M4 family metallopeptidase, whose amino-acid sequence MSRRPMSRTSRIRGTGIAVAAAALLAAALAPTTSATADTRPSRATAIENAAHVLTDRAAALGLTSAQDTSVRDVVVDADGTQHVRYDRTYRDLPVLGGDFVVHLARGGAYEGADRATTRTVSVASTTPAVKAPKAADLATAELRAAHRGTLRTVKAKPELVVDALHGAAKLAWRTHAVGLDSLGNPVARTVLTDARSGREIDAWDAIETATGDGQSLYSGTVPLETTQSGSSYQLKDATRGNTYTGDAENKTDLCIFGICFSRAPATLYTDADNHWGTGTTADRSSAAVDAQYGTDETWDYYKEVHGRTGIAGDGKGSYNRVHYGNSYNNAFWDDSCFCMTYGDGDGSTFGPLVALDVAGHEMSHGVTSTTAGLTYSGESGGLNEATSDIFGTLVEWYAGNSSDAGDYLIGEKVVRSGFGEPALRYMDEPSRDGASADCWSGSVGGLDVHYSSGVANHFAYLLAEGSGAKTLNGVAYDSPTCDGSTVTGIGRDKLGAIWYRALTVYMTSSTDYAGARAATLSAAGDLYGAGSAEYAAVGSAWDAVAVG is encoded by the coding sequence ATGAGCCGGAGACCGATGAGCCGTACGAGTCGTATCCGCGGGACCGGCATCGCCGTCGCCGCCGCCGCGCTGCTCGCCGCCGCCCTCGCCCCCACGACGTCCGCCACGGCGGACACCCGGCCGAGCAGAGCCACCGCGATCGAGAACGCCGCCCACGTCCTCACGGACCGGGCCGCCGCCCTCGGTCTGACCTCCGCGCAGGACACCAGCGTCCGGGACGTCGTCGTCGACGCGGACGGCACCCAGCACGTCCGCTACGACCGCACGTACCGCGATCTGCCCGTCCTCGGCGGCGACTTCGTCGTCCACCTGGCCCGCGGCGGTGCCTACGAGGGCGCCGACCGGGCCACCACCCGCACGGTCTCGGTGGCGAGCACCACCCCCGCCGTCAAGGCACCCAAGGCCGCCGACCTCGCCACCGCCGAGCTGCGCGCCGCCCACCGCGGCACGCTGAGGACGGTGAAGGCCAAGCCCGAGCTGGTCGTCGACGCCCTGCACGGCGCCGCCAAGCTGGCCTGGCGCACCCATGCGGTCGGGCTCGACTCGCTCGGCAACCCCGTCGCCCGTACCGTGCTCACCGACGCGCGCAGCGGCCGGGAGATCGACGCCTGGGACGCCATCGAGACGGCCACCGGCGACGGGCAGTCGCTCTACAGCGGAACGGTGCCGTTGGAGACGACGCAGTCGGGGTCGTCGTACCAGCTCAAGGACGCCACCCGTGGCAACACGTACACCGGTGACGCCGAGAACAAGACCGACCTCTGCATCTTCGGCATCTGCTTCAGTCGCGCCCCCGCGACGCTCTACACCGACGCCGACAACCACTGGGGCACCGGCACGACCGCGGACCGCTCCTCGGCGGCGGTCGACGCGCAGTACGGCACGGACGAGACCTGGGACTACTACAAGGAGGTGCACGGCCGCACCGGCATCGCGGGTGACGGCAAGGGCTCGTACAACCGCGTCCACTACGGCAACAGCTACAACAACGCCTTCTGGGACGACAGTTGCTTCTGCATGACGTACGGCGACGGCGACGGGTCGACGTTCGGGCCGCTGGTGGCGCTGGACGTGGCCGGGCACGAGATGTCGCACGGCGTGACCTCGACGACGGCCGGGCTGACCTACTCCGGCGAGTCGGGCGGGCTGAACGAGGCGACGTCGGACATCTTCGGCACGCTGGTGGAGTGGTACGCGGGCAACTCCTCCGACGCCGGTGACTATCTGATCGGCGAGAAGGTCGTCCGCTCCGGCTTCGGCGAGCCGGCCCTGCGGTACATGGACGAGCCGTCCCGGGACGGTGCCTCGGCCGACTGCTGGAGCGGCTCGGTCGGCGGTCTCGACGTCCACTACTCCTCCGGCGTCGCCAACCACTTCGCGTATCTGCTCGCCGAGGGCAGCGGTGCCAAGACGCTCAACGGTGTCGCGTACGACTCCCCCACCTGCGACGGCTCGACGGTGACGGGGATCGGCCGGGACAAGCTGGGCGCGATCTGGTACCGGGCGCTGACGGTGTACATGACGTCGTCGACGGACTACGCGGGAGCGCGCGCGGCCACGCTGAGCGCGGCGGGCGACCTCTACGGGGCCGGCAGCGCGGAGTACGCCGCGGTGGGCTCCGCATGGGATGCGGTGGCCGTCGGCTGA
- the nirD gene encoding nitrite reductase small subunit NirD: MTLAPETTDLRIQLRLADDWLTVCDLTALTPGRGVAALLPDGRQAALFRDRAGRLYAIGNRDPFTGAAVLSRGLTGTHAGRPFVASPLLKQRFDLESGQCLDDDGVRVPAYEVRAR, from the coding sequence ATGACCCTGGCCCCCGAGACGACGGACCTGAGGATCCAGCTCCGGCTGGCCGACGACTGGCTCACCGTCTGCGACCTGACCGCCCTCACCCCCGGCCGCGGCGTGGCAGCCCTGCTCCCCGACGGCCGCCAGGCCGCCCTCTTCCGCGACCGTGCGGGGCGCCTCTACGCGATCGGCAACCGGGACCCGTTCACCGGTGCCGCGGTCCTCTCCCGCGGCCTGACCGGCACCCACGCCGGCCGCCCCTTCGTCGCCTCCCCGCTGCTGAAGCAGCGCTTCGACCTGGAGTCGGGCCAGTGCCTGGACGACGACGGGGTGCGGGTACCGGCGTACGAGGTGCGGGCCCGCTGA
- a CDS encoding molybdopterin oxidoreductase family protein encodes MHTTVTPTHCPYCSLQCGMNLVPAADGGVEVAERTGFPVNRGALCAKGRTAPALLSSAVRLTSPLVRRDGVLEPAGWDEALDRIAGALARARTARGADSVGVFGGGGLTNEKAYALGKFARVVLGTSQIDYNGRFCMSSAAAAGTRAFGLDRGLPFPLEDIPRTGCVILVGSNPAETMPPALRYFTELRENGGTLIVVDPRRTRTAEQADLHLAPRPGTDLALALGLLHLVVAEGRTDEEYIRERTSGWEEARAAAMAHWPEYVERITGVLVPQLREAVRMFCAPEAAMVLTARGPEQQSKGTDTVGAWINLTLATGRAGRPLSGYGCLTGQGNGQGGREHGQKADQLPGYRKLTDPAARRHVAGVWGVDPDSLPGPGRSAYELLDALGGDVRALLVMGSNPVVSAPRAAHVEERLRSLDFLAVADVVLSETARLADVVLPVTQWAEETGTTTSLEGRVLLRRRALSAPDGVRSDLEVLHGLAGRLGVEKGFPVDPEEVFEELRRASAGGPADYSGISYRRLAEGGGNEERAGDGAGVFWPCPAVEGAGGDGRPHPGTPRLFLERFATEDGRARFAAVSHRAAGEETDAEYPVLLTTGRVLAQYQSGAQTRRVAELNAAAPGVFVEMHPRLAERVGVVEGEEVAVVSRRGRVVVPVRVFGGIRVDTVFMPFHWAGAGRVNELTNPVLDPVSGMPEFKVCAVRVEVVR; translated from the coding sequence ATGCACACCACCGTCACCCCCACGCACTGCCCCTACTGCTCCCTGCAGTGCGGGATGAACCTCGTCCCGGCGGCCGACGGCGGGGTCGAGGTGGCCGAGCGCACCGGCTTCCCGGTGAACCGGGGCGCGCTGTGCGCCAAGGGCCGCACGGCACCGGCGCTGCTGTCGTCCGCCGTACGGCTCACCTCCCCGCTGGTGCGCCGCGACGGCGTACTGGAGCCCGCCGGCTGGGACGAGGCGCTCGACCGGATCGCGGGCGCGCTCGCGCGGGCGCGCACGGCGCGCGGGGCGGACTCCGTCGGCGTGTTCGGCGGCGGCGGGCTCACCAACGAGAAGGCGTACGCGCTGGGAAAGTTCGCCCGCGTCGTGCTCGGTACCTCGCAGATCGACTACAACGGCCGGTTCTGCATGTCGTCCGCGGCGGCGGCCGGGACGCGGGCGTTCGGGCTGGACCGGGGGCTGCCGTTCCCGTTGGAGGACATCCCGCGGACCGGGTGCGTGATCCTCGTCGGCTCCAATCCCGCCGAGACGATGCCGCCGGCCCTGCGCTACTTCACCGAACTGCGCGAGAACGGCGGCACGCTGATCGTCGTCGACCCGCGCCGCACCCGTACCGCCGAGCAGGCCGATCTGCATCTGGCGCCCCGCCCCGGTACCGATCTCGCCCTCGCGCTCGGTTTGTTGCACCTCGTCGTCGCCGAAGGCCGCACGGACGAGGAGTACATCCGGGAGCGGACGAGCGGCTGGGAGGAGGCCCGGGCGGCGGCGATGGCGCACTGGCCGGAGTACGTGGAGCGGATCACCGGTGTGCTGGTGCCCCAACTGCGGGAGGCCGTACGGATGTTCTGCGCTCCCGAGGCCGCGATGGTGCTCACCGCGCGGGGGCCCGAGCAGCAGTCCAAGGGCACGGACACGGTGGGCGCGTGGATCAACCTGACGCTGGCGACGGGGCGGGCGGGCCGGCCGCTGTCCGGGTACGGGTGCCTGACCGGGCAGGGCAACGGGCAGGGCGGGCGCGAACACGGCCAGAAGGCCGACCAGTTGCCCGGCTACCGCAAGCTCACCGACCCGGCCGCGCGGCGGCACGTGGCGGGGGTGTGGGGCGTGGACCCGGACTCCCTGCCGGGGCCCGGGCGCAGCGCGTACGAACTCCTCGACGCGCTCGGCGGGGACGTCCGGGCGCTGCTGGTGATGGGGTCCAACCCGGTGGTGTCCGCGCCGCGCGCCGCGCACGTGGAGGAGCGGCTGCGGTCGTTGGACTTCCTCGCGGTGGCGGACGTCGTCCTCTCGGAGACGGCCCGGCTGGCGGACGTCGTCCTGCCGGTGACGCAGTGGGCGGAGGAGACGGGGACGACGACCAGTCTGGAGGGGCGGGTGCTGCTGCGCCGGCGTGCGCTGTCCGCGCCGGACGGGGTCCGCAGCGATCTGGAGGTGCTGCACGGGCTGGCCGGGCGGCTCGGTGTGGAGAAGGGGTTTCCGGTCGATCCGGAGGAGGTGTTCGAGGAGTTGCGGCGGGCCAGTGCGGGGGGTCCGGCGGACTACTCGGGGATCAGTTACCGGCGGTTGGCGGAAGGGGGCGGGAATGAAGAGAGGGCTGGGGATGGGGCCGGGGTGTTCTGGCCCTGTCCGGCCGTGGAGGGGGCGGGCGGGGACGGCCGTCCGCATCCCGGGACGCCCCGGTTGTTCCTGGAGCGGTTCGCCACGGAGGACGGGCGGGCGCGGTTCGCGGCCGTGTCGCACCGGGCGGCCGGGGAGGAGACGGACGCGGAATATCCGGTGCTGCTGACCACCGGGCGGGTGCTCGCGCAGTACCAGTCGGGGGCGCAGACGCGGAGGGTGGCGGAGTTGAACGCGGCGGCGCCGGGGGTGTTCGTGGAGATGCATCCTCGGCTGGCCGAGCGGGTGGGGGTTGTTGAGGGGGAGGAGGTGGCGGTGGTGTCGCGGAGGGGGCGAGTGGTGGTGCCGGTGCGGGTCTTTGGGGGGATTCGGGTGGACACGGTGTTCATGCCGTTTCATTGGGCGGGGGCGGGGAGGGTCAACGAGTTGACGAATCCTGTGCTTGATCCGGTGTCGGGGATGCCGGAGTTCAAGGTGTGTGCGGTGCGGGTGGAGGTTGTGCGGTGA
- the cutA gene encoding divalent-cation tolerance protein CutA, with protein MTEANEDVAALTVLTTTDSEAKAVELARGAVGARLAACAQISGPVTSVYRWQGAVETAAEWQVLLKTTPARYEALERHLRTAHDYETPEIIATPVVRGSAEYLRWVAEETTPDGAGPG; from the coding sequence ATGACCGAAGCGAACGAGGACGTGGCGGCGCTGACGGTGCTGACGACGACGGACAGCGAGGCGAAGGCGGTGGAACTGGCCCGGGGCGCGGTGGGCGCGCGGCTGGCGGCCTGCGCCCAGATCTCCGGCCCGGTGACCTCCGTCTACCGCTGGCAGGGCGCGGTGGAGACCGCCGCGGAGTGGCAGGTGCTGCTCAAGACGACCCCGGCACGCTACGAGGCCCTCGAACGCCACCTGCGCACCGCGCACGACTACGAGACCCCGGAGATCATCGCGACGCCGGTGGTGCGGGGGAGCGCGGAGTACCTCCGCTGGGTGGCGGAGGAGACGACGCCGGACGGTGCCGGACCGGGCTGA
- a CDS encoding SanA/YdcF family protein, which translates to MRLPRPRGRRFLRLPHFPRTRRSQRRALQVTVALCTLALTPAAWLFTTTDGHLRTPRTAPRTDVAVVFGAGLWDGEPSPYLAHRLDTAAALYHAGRVKVVLVTGDNSRDDYDEPDAMRAYLKKHGVPATRIVEDYAGFDTWDSCVRAKKIFGVDRAVLVSQGFHIRRAVALCRAAGIESYGVAAAGDTHDVTWYYGATREVFAAAKAALDAVFEPDPHFLGPKEPGVGRALAAVRPG; encoded by the coding sequence ATGCGTCTGCCCCGCCCGCGCGGACGCCGGTTCCTCCGACTGCCCCACTTCCCCCGCACCCGCCGCTCCCAGCGCCGCGCGCTACAGGTCACCGTCGCCCTCTGCACCCTCGCCCTCACCCCCGCCGCCTGGCTGTTCACCACCACCGACGGCCACCTCCGCACCCCACGCACCGCCCCCCGCACCGACGTCGCCGTCGTCTTCGGCGCCGGCCTCTGGGACGGCGAACCCTCCCCCTACCTCGCCCACCGCCTCGACACCGCCGCCGCCCTCTACCACGCCGGCCGCGTCAAGGTCGTCCTCGTCACCGGCGACAACAGCCGCGACGACTACGACGAGCCGGACGCGATGCGCGCGTACCTGAAGAAGCACGGCGTCCCCGCCACCCGCATCGTCGAGGACTACGCCGGCTTCGACACCTGGGACTCCTGCGTCCGCGCGAAGAAGATCTTCGGCGTGGACCGGGCCGTCCTGGTCAGCCAGGGCTTCCACATCCGCCGCGCGGTGGCCCTGTGCCGGGCGGCCGGGATCGAGTCCTACGGCGTCGCGGCGGCGGGCGACACACACGACGTGACCTGGTACTACGGCGCCACCCGCGAGGTGTTCGCGGCGGCCAAGGCCGCCCTGGACGCCGTCTTCGAGCCGGACCCGCACTTCCTCGGCCCGAAGGAGCCGGGGGTGGGCCGGGCGCTGGCGGCAGTGCGGCCCGGGTGA
- a CDS encoding FAD-dependent oxidoreductase, which yields MNLHPRPPAKRAMVIGAGIVGLTTGLALRHAGFDVVVCERAPEIRAAGTSLGLWANALAVFDALAVGDQVRAVGAPTEMRFHDPAGRPLDTPEFGPEDRRYLLVHRAKLNDLLADAVGRANIRLGTAFEAYEQHADRVTVRLSDGRTEDADVLVGADGAYSAVRARLVPGTPAREHAGHHAWRAVVPPGGVTVSEDRLILGGDRCRGGYVRTYDGSVYWLVNQFDSPPPTGTPKEQAMARAARLEEPGRGGVLSALIAATPDEAILHHRIMRVPPLPRWVSARVALAGDAAHAMSPHITAGATLGIEDAALLGRLLGGTAVDVPAALAAYEADRIPQYAHVAELSAAVEHAPTPGEFARHYAAFSHWMLNQRPAAPRTGTGPGA from the coding sequence ATGAACCTCCACCCCCGCCCGCCCGCGAAACGCGCCATGGTGATCGGCGCCGGGATCGTCGGCCTCACGACCGGACTCGCGCTGCGCCACGCAGGATTCGACGTCGTGGTCTGCGAACGCGCGCCGGAGATCCGCGCGGCCGGGACCTCGCTCGGACTGTGGGCGAACGCGCTGGCGGTCTTTGACGCGCTCGCCGTCGGCGATCAGGTGCGCGCCGTCGGCGCACCCACCGAGATGCGCTTCCACGACCCGGCCGGAAGGCCGCTCGACACACCGGAGTTCGGCCCCGAGGACCGCCGGTACCTGCTCGTCCACCGCGCGAAGCTGAACGATCTGCTCGCCGACGCCGTAGGGCGGGCGAACATCCGTCTGGGCACCGCGTTCGAGGCGTACGAGCAGCACGCGGACCGGGTGACGGTCCGGCTGTCCGACGGTCGCACTGAGGACGCCGACGTGCTCGTCGGCGCGGACGGCGCGTACTCCGCCGTGCGCGCCCGGCTCGTGCCGGGCACCCCGGCGCGGGAACACGCCGGTCACCACGCCTGGCGCGCGGTCGTCCCGCCCGGCGGCGTCACCGTCTCCGAGGACCGCCTGATCCTCGGCGGCGACCGCTGCCGGGGCGGATACGTGCGCACGTACGACGGAAGCGTCTACTGGCTCGTCAACCAGTTCGACTCGCCCCCGCCGACCGGCACGCCGAAGGAGCAGGCCATGGCCCGCGCCGCCCGCCTGGAGGAGCCGGGACGCGGCGGCGTCCTGTCCGCGCTGATCGCGGCGACGCCCGACGAGGCGATCCTGCACCACCGGATCATGCGGGTGCCGCCGCTGCCCCGCTGGGTCTCCGCCCGGGTCGCGCTGGCCGGGGACGCCGCCCACGCCATGTCCCCGCACATCACCGCCGGTGCGACGCTCGGCATCGAGGACGCCGCCCTGCTCGGCCGGCTGCTCGGCGGCACCGCCGTCGACGTCCCCGCCGCGCTCGCCGCGTACGAGGCCGACCGTATCCCCCAGTACGCCCACGTCGCCGAGCTGTCCGCGGCGGTGGAACACGCCCCCACGCCGGGGGAGTTCGCACGGCACTACGCCGCGTTCAGCCACTGGATGCTCAACCAGCGCCCCGCCGCACCCCGCACCGGAACGGGGCCCGGCGCATGA
- the nirB gene encoding nitrite reductase large subunit NirB yields MTTAPGATPTLVLVGHGMVGQRFLEALAARGLTATYRVVVLCEEPRPAYDRVQLTSYFAGRTPEELSLSDPAFLAEHGIELRLGDPAEHIDREARTVTARSGRTLAYDTLVLATGSSPFVPPVPGKDAEGCFVYRTIEDLLAIEEYARRRATTGAVVGGGLLGLEAAGALKGLGLDAHIVEFAPRLMPVQVDDGGGAALLRTIEERGLAVHTGVGTQEILADDTGAVTGMKLSDGSELATDLVVFSAGVRPRDQLARECGLAVGERGGITVDEQCRTVTDPHVFAIGECALAADGRVYGLVAPGYEQAETAAATIAADDTEQRTFTGADLSTKLKLLGVDVASFGDAHGTTEDCLDVVYSDSRAGLYKKLVIGRDGTLLGGILVGDADAYGTLRALTGSVPPLAPESLVLPAGAGAPAQLGPSALPDDAVICSCHNVTKGTIRGAVTEHSCTTVPEVKKCTRAGTGCGSCVKVLGQLVEAELEASGVEVDKGLCGCFAQTREELYETVLALRIDSYQDLLDGHGREHARGGDGCDVCKPAVASILASLAPTIGASGHILDGEQAALQETNDHFLANLQKNGSYSVVPRIPGGEITPEKLIVIGEIARDFGLYTKITGGQRIDMFGARVEQLPLIWTRLVDAGFESGHAYGKALRTVKSCVGQTWCRYGVQDSVRMAIDLELRYRGLRSPHKLKSAVSGCARECAEAQSKDFGVIATAGGWNLYVGGNGGATPRHADLLAQDLDDAGLVRLIDRFLMFYIRTADKLERTSVWLDRLPGGLDHVRDVVVEDSLGICAELESLMAAHVAHYRDEWADTINDPEKLARFVSFVNAPDTPDPVVAFVPERDQIKPDLPLLTIGTRPLEGAQR; encoded by the coding sequence ATGACCACCGCCCCCGGGGCCACCCCCACGCTCGTGCTCGTCGGCCACGGCATGGTCGGCCAGCGCTTCCTCGAGGCGCTCGCCGCACGCGGGCTCACCGCCACGTACCGCGTGGTCGTGCTCTGTGAGGAACCCCGCCCCGCCTACGACCGCGTCCAGCTCACCTCCTACTTCGCCGGCCGCACCCCCGAGGAGCTGTCCCTCAGCGACCCCGCCTTCCTCGCCGAACACGGCATCGAACTGCGCCTCGGCGACCCGGCCGAGCACATCGACCGGGAGGCCCGCACCGTCACCGCACGCTCCGGCCGCACGCTCGCCTACGACACCCTCGTCCTGGCCACCGGCTCCTCCCCCTTCGTCCCGCCGGTCCCCGGCAAGGACGCCGAGGGCTGCTTCGTCTACCGGACCATCGAGGACCTGCTCGCCATCGAGGAGTACGCGAGGCGGCGCGCCACCACCGGCGCCGTCGTCGGCGGCGGACTGCTCGGCCTGGAGGCGGCCGGCGCGCTCAAGGGGCTCGGCCTGGACGCCCACATCGTGGAGTTCGCGCCCCGGCTGATGCCCGTCCAGGTCGACGACGGCGGCGGCGCCGCCCTGCTGCGCACCATCGAGGAGAGGGGGCTCGCCGTCCACACGGGCGTCGGCACCCAGGAGATCCTCGCCGACGACACCGGCGCCGTCACCGGCATGAAGCTGTCCGACGGCTCCGAACTGGCCACCGACCTCGTCGTGTTCAGCGCCGGCGTCCGCCCCCGCGACCAGCTCGCCCGGGAGTGCGGGCTGGCCGTCGGCGAACGCGGCGGCATCACCGTCGACGAACAGTGCCGCACCGTCACCGACCCGCACGTCTTCGCCATCGGCGAGTGCGCGCTCGCCGCCGACGGCCGGGTCTACGGGCTGGTGGCGCCCGGCTACGAACAGGCCGAGACGGCCGCCGCGACGATCGCCGCCGACGACACCGAACAGCGCACGTTCACCGGCGCCGACCTCTCCACCAAGCTCAAACTGCTCGGCGTCGACGTCGCCTCCTTCGGCGACGCGCACGGCACCACCGAGGACTGCCTCGACGTCGTCTACTCCGACTCCCGCGCCGGCCTCTACAAGAAGCTCGTCATCGGCCGCGACGGCACCCTCCTCGGCGGCATCCTCGTCGGCGACGCGGACGCCTACGGCACCCTGCGCGCCCTGACCGGCTCGGTGCCGCCGCTCGCCCCCGAGTCCCTCGTCCTGCCCGCGGGCGCCGGCGCCCCCGCCCAGCTCGGCCCGTCCGCGCTGCCCGACGACGCCGTCATCTGCTCCTGCCACAACGTCACCAAGGGCACCATCCGCGGCGCCGTCACCGAGCATTCCTGCACCACCGTGCCCGAGGTGAAGAAGTGCACCCGGGCCGGCACCGGCTGCGGCAGCTGCGTCAAGGTGCTCGGCCAGCTCGTCGAGGCCGAGCTGGAGGCGAGCGGCGTCGAGGTCGACAAGGGCCTGTGCGGCTGCTTCGCGCAGACCCGCGAGGAGCTGTACGAGACCGTCCTCGCCCTGCGCATCGACTCCTACCAGGACCTGCTGGACGGCCACGGCCGCGAGCACGCCCGCGGCGGCGACGGCTGCGACGTCTGCAAGCCCGCCGTCGCCTCGATCCTCGCCTCCCTCGCCCCCACCATCGGCGCGAGCGGCCACATCCTCGACGGCGAGCAGGCGGCGTTGCAGGAGACCAACGACCACTTCCTCGCCAACCTGCAGAAGAACGGCTCGTACTCGGTCGTCCCGCGCATCCCCGGCGGCGAGATCACCCCCGAGAAGCTCATCGTGATCGGCGAGATCGCCCGCGACTTCGGCCTCTACACCAAGATCACCGGCGGCCAGCGCATCGACATGTTCGGCGCCCGCGTCGAACAGCTCCCGCTGATCTGGACCCGCCTCGTCGACGCCGGCTTCGAGTCCGGACACGCCTACGGCAAGGCGCTGCGCACGGTGAAGTCCTGCGTGGGGCAGACCTGGTGTCGCTACGGCGTCCAGGACTCCGTCCGCATGGCGATCGACCTGGAGCTGCGCTACCGGGGCCTGCGCTCCCCGCACAAGCTGAAGTCCGCCGTCTCCGGCTGCGCCCGTGAGTGCGCCGAGGCACAGTCCAAGGACTTCGGCGTCATCGCCACCGCCGGCGGCTGGAACCTGTACGTCGGCGGCAACGGCGGCGCCACCCCGCGCCACGCCGACCTCCTCGCCCAGGACCTCGACGACGCCGGACTCGTCCGCCTGATCGACCGGTTCCTGATGTTCTACATCCGCACCGCCGACAAACTGGAGCGCACCAGCGTCTGGCTCGACCGGCTCCCCGGCGGCCTGGACCACGTCCGCGACGTCGTCGTCGAGGACTCGCTCGGCATCTGCGCGGAGCTGGAGTCCCTGATGGCGGCGCACGTCGCCCACTACCGCGACGAGTGGGCCGACACCATCAACGACCCGGAGAAGCTCGCCCGGTTCGTCTCCTTCGTCAACGCCCCCGACACCCCCGACCCGGTCGTCGCCTTCGTCCCCGAACGCGACCAGATCAAGCCCGACCTGCCCCTGCTGACGATCGGCACCCGGCCCCTGGAAGGAGCCCAGCGATGA
- a CDS encoding class F sortase, with amino-acid sequence MRRRRIGNSAIAAVTLVALGSGAWLLHGAAETPAPPPQPSAAQASAGTDRTGAAAPALPPSPPDRIRIPSIHVDAPLMGLGLTKSGSLDVPPAEEKNLAGWYEAGTTPGESGTAIVAGHVDNTEGPAVFYDLGALKKGSTIDVDRRDGAVAEFTVDAVEVYEAKDFPDEKVYGAAARPELRVITCGGGYSRATGYQGNVVVFAHLTGSRT; translated from the coding sequence GTGCGCAGACGCAGGATAGGCAACTCCGCCATAGCGGCCGTCACCCTGGTCGCGCTCGGGTCCGGCGCCTGGCTGCTGCACGGCGCCGCCGAGACCCCCGCGCCGCCCCCGCAGCCGTCGGCCGCGCAGGCCTCCGCCGGGACCGACCGCACGGGCGCCGCGGCCCCCGCCCTGCCGCCGTCGCCGCCGGACCGCATCCGCATCCCGTCGATCCATGTGGACGCGCCCCTGATGGGCCTCGGCCTGACGAAGTCCGGCAGCCTGGACGTGCCGCCCGCGGAAGAGAAGAACCTGGCCGGCTGGTACGAGGCCGGCACCACCCCCGGCGAGTCAGGCACCGCGATCGTCGCCGGCCACGTCGACAACACCGAGGGGCCCGCCGTCTTCTACGACCTCGGCGCCCTGAAGAAGGGCAGCACGATCGACGTGGACCGCCGGGACGGCGCCGTCGCGGAGTTCACCGTGGACGCCGTCGAGGTCTACGAGGCGAAGGACTTCCCCGACGAGAAGGTGTACGGCGCCGCCGCCCGCCCCGAGCTGCGGGTGATCACCTGCGGCGGCGGCTACTCGCGGGCGACCGGCTACCAGGGCAACGTGGTCGTCTTCGCCCACCTCACCGGCAGCCGCACCTGA